A region of Candidatus Polarisedimenticolia bacterium DNA encodes the following proteins:
- a CDS encoding RNA polymerase sigma factor has protein sequence MAYLDKSLEARLLLGDVEALDVVSRWIAHVLTLPRFWRLNQEWRDLHQEAMACLIESLREGRFDALRDLRVYVKGIAHHVALQRLREIRGERGRAVQGDELNPGADSEGLVMTQQLVRRVLDLASEECRELIASYFLEQQSYEEIAGGLEVPVGTIKSRLFRCLESAYWAAAGTRVARRQLVKKA, from the coding sequence ATGGCCTATCTCGACAAGAGCCTCGAAGCTCGTCTCCTGCTTGGTGACGTCGAAGCGCTGGACGTCGTGAGCCGGTGGATTGCGCACGTCCTGACGCTGCCCCGCTTCTGGCGGCTGAATCAGGAGTGGAGGGATCTCCACCAGGAGGCGATGGCCTGCCTGATCGAGAGCCTGCGAGAGGGCCGCTTCGACGCTTTGCGCGACCTGCGGGTCTACGTGAAAGGGATTGCGCACCATGTCGCGCTGCAGAGGCTGCGGGAGATCCGCGGAGAGAGGGGACGCGCAGTGCAGGGGGATGAATTGAATCCTGGTGCCGACTCCGAAGGCCTGGTGATGACGCAGCAGCTGGTGCGCCGCGTGCTGGACCTGGCGTCGGAGGAGTGCCGGGAGCTCATCGCTTCTTATTTTCTGGAACAGCAGAGCTACGAGGAGATTGCCGGCGGGCTGGAAGTGCCCGTCGGAACGATCAAGTCGCGTCTGTTCCGCTGCCTGGAGAGCGCTTACTGGGCCGCCGCGGGAACGCGCGTCGCCAGACGCCAACTGGTCAAGAAAGCGTGA
- a CDS encoding zf-HC2 domain-containing protein: MTHEEAQELIPAFAASKLQGSTLDGLRAHLSACGECAELASGIAGIVGTLQEGGLALLDAHPSEKELRAYFEGASTLAESGQIEKHLRTCASCSLEVSTKTRGDVVLRDRRPGSRTTASAWQLGAAAAAILGAGILIGVMVKAGVSRPSGTDVVPAGPTSWSGPVDLHVLPPPQRGETIPRFILKKGQPGTILHLPRVIPRGGSPSDRFRLLLRSGDGAVKFDQVYPRPEIERAFDAWGVMPLFMPASSLPSGRYELTVQRDDPSAEKIASIPFEVTREE, encoded by the coding sequence ATGACTCACGAGGAGGCGCAGGAGCTGATTCCCGCGTTCGCTGCCTCGAAGCTGCAGGGGTCCACCCTCGACGGGCTGCGGGCCCATCTGAGCGCCTGTGGAGAGTGCGCCGAGCTGGCCTCGGGCATCGCCGGGATCGTGGGGACCCTTCAAGAAGGGGGCCTGGCGCTGTTGGATGCTCATCCGAGCGAAAAGGAGCTGCGGGCCTATTTCGAGGGAGCCTCAACTCTCGCGGAGAGCGGGCAGATCGAGAAGCATCTGCGCACCTGCGCTTCCTGCAGCCTGGAAGTGTCGACCAAGACCCGCGGCGACGTCGTGCTTCGCGACCGACGGCCTGGGAGCCGGACAACTGCTTCTGCCTGGCAGCTCGGCGCCGCGGCGGCCGCCATCCTGGGGGCGGGGATCCTCATCGGCGTCATGGTCAAAGCCGGAGTATCCCGGCCCTCCGGAACCGATGTTGTACCCGCCGGCCCGACTTCCTGGAGCGGCCCGGTGGATCTGCATGTCCTGCCGCCGCCGCAGCGAGGCGAGACGATCCCGCGTTTCATTCTCAAGAAGGGCCAGCCCGGCACGATCCTGCACCTGCCGCGGGTCATCCCGCGCGGAGGTAGCCCTTCGGATCGGTTCCGTCTCCTGCTGCGCAGCGGAGATGGAGCCGTCAAGTTCGACCAAGTTTATCCGCGGCCGGAAATTGAGCGGGCGTTCGACGCCTGGGGCGTGATGCCGCTCTTCATGCCGGCATCGAGCCTCCCCTCGGGCCGGTACGAATTGACGGTACAGCGGGACGATCCGTCGGCCGAGAAGATCGCATCCATTCCCTTCGAGGTAACCCGCGAGGAATAG
- a CDS encoding alkaline phosphatase family protein, protein MAVGEAQAASKRSPKSRIKKIVVVMMENRSFDHLLGWHPTADGMQEGLSYPDDGGNLQPTHHLEDFQGCGHPDPDHSYAGGRENVAEGAMNGFLKTDENDDYAIGYYLENDKPFLSALARNFTTLDRFFSSILGPTYPNRIFLHAAQTDRLENTPERSTLPTIWDRLAEKGVSAGYYYTDFSFLIFWGDKYASISRPYERFLTDAAAGKLPQVSFVDPRFLGYELGIGGSDHPKGDIREGDAFLSRTFHALAEGPDWPNTIFIVTYDEWGGFFDHVKPPRAAAPNDVDQDVVNGKALLGLRVPTIIASPFTKGDPSNPRVVSAVFDHTSILKLIEWRWGLTPLTARDASSDVGNLLDALDGEHYDTTVPELPKPDSPPLHLCN, encoded by the coding sequence TTGGCGGTAGGCGAAGCGCAGGCCGCGTCCAAGCGCTCCCCCAAGTCGCGCATCAAGAAGATTGTCGTGGTCATGATGGAGAACCGCAGCTTTGACCACCTGCTGGGATGGCACCCGACCGCCGATGGGATGCAGGAGGGGCTCTCCTACCCCGACGATGGCGGCAATCTCCAACCGACTCACCATCTTGAGGACTTCCAGGGTTGCGGGCACCCCGATCCGGACCACAGCTACGCGGGCGGGCGGGAGAACGTCGCCGAAGGGGCCATGAACGGCTTTCTGAAGACGGATGAGAATGACGATTACGCGATCGGCTATTACCTCGAGAACGACAAGCCCTTCCTCTCGGCCCTGGCGCGCAACTTCACCACGCTCGATCGGTTCTTTTCCTCGATCCTGGGCCCGACCTATCCGAACCGAATCTTTCTTCACGCCGCCCAGACCGACCGGTTGGAGAACACCCCGGAGCGGAGCACGCTGCCCACCATCTGGGATCGGCTGGCCGAGAAGGGTGTGTCGGCGGGCTACTACTACACCGACTTCTCCTTCCTGATCTTCTGGGGGGACAAGTACGCCTCCATCAGCCGTCCCTACGAGCGGTTCCTGACCGACGCCGCGGCCGGCAAGCTGCCTCAGGTCTCTTTCGTGGACCCGCGGTTCCTGGGCTATGAGCTGGGGATTGGCGGGAGTGACCATCCGAAGGGGGACATCCGGGAGGGGGACGCCTTTTTGTCCCGCACGTTCCACGCCCTTGCCGAGGGTCCCGACTGGCCGAACACCATCTTCATCGTCACCTATGACGAGTGGGGAGGCTTCTTCGACCACGTGAAGCCGCCGCGCGCCGCGGCGCCCAACGACGTGGATCAGGACGTGGTGAACGGCAAGGCCCTTCTGGGGCTGCGCGTCCCCACGATCATCGCCTCGCCGTTCACCAAAGGGGATCCGAGCAACCCGCGGGTGGTCTCCGCGGTCTTCGACCACACCTCGATTCTGAAGCTGATCGAATGGCGCTGGGGACTCACCCCTTTGACGGCGCGGGACGCCTCGAGCGACGTGGGCAACCTGCTCGACGCGCTGGATGGCGAGCACTACGATACGACGGTGCCGGAGCTTCCGAAACCCGATTCCCCGCCGCTGCACCTGTGCAACTGA
- a CDS encoding MopE-related protein produces MSFDQRVAARRRIEEVLWRHRIWPVGNQGPKPPLEAVLDDRVLRETVRDALRKSTALEFLFNRPITSRQLQAELDRMVRQSEDSQTLAEMLAALDNDPLLAAEVLARPLLADRFLRAAYSDDERFHGETRRRARSVLTSHPDSQTLRRLADRYEERTLILELSPAASTRGLGSGTRVLDPPDWNEAVRRLAVRLPPESVSPDASRSDCGIDAILAALPPGRAGRLEENEDGLSVVILLEKLPGLVRFGVASWPKVPFDTWWTEAQPGMSDALQVDAGPYVVPDSAPSPSCTNDSWVATGGTPPSPRRYFTMIWTGAEMIAWGGDNFGGVNTGGRYDPATASWSPTTTVGAPNPRSDHTAVWTGTHMIIWGGTETPAGTTGSRYNPASGTWSPISTLNQATGRGGHTAVWTGSRMLVWGGVGAIGIPVATGGRYDPSADTWSAMNPAPLAGRWLHSSVWTGTEMIVTGGRDAPGPALPFYDGGIYNPATDSWALLYLPIEARRSHTAVWDGSSMIVWGGDNNHGIAYGNGARWFPASGSWTLVSTAGQPTRTNHTAVWTGDEMIVWSGWPGVPNATNNTGARYRPDIDAWVGTATSGAPFARTDHQAVWAGTRMIVWGGQTGGGGILDTGGVYCACRSWSLDGDGDGHGNLSGTPTTTCDGTRPTGLYAQGDCNDANPAIHPGAYDGDCNNVDEDCDLVADDDYVAPVHSCGVGVCARTGPIVCVSGQLQDQCAPGPQEESLDITCDARDGDCDGPVDEDYLPVPDSWTATPASPEAVSGLGAVWSGSELLVWSGSQNGNLLDFGQRYSPATNSWEVFYDPLGLEPRQGHTVVWTGDSMMIWGGEDGFQYFADGDEFHPASEAWNMVDDFSAPQPRSGHTAVWTGNTMIVWGGRNDESFLRDGGVYEPSSPFWSATGLTGAPTARTGHTAVWTGNRMVVWGGLGGTPVSPLPLATGSRYNPATGSWSATSTTGAPSARSGHTAVWTGTQMIIWGGTGSSGLLATGARYDPTANTWSALPTIGAPAARSGHTAVWTGSQMIVWGGVGASGRLADGKIYDLSANAWFDLSGIAAPAARGSASAVWTGSDMIVWGGENGAALASGGRYRLQTICGLGPCQAVGQSTCSGGVLGFACIPGPSSPEVCDGVDNDCDDIVDDNVPVPGGGLSMGASWDPSVGFGLSWTPIPNATSYDMVVGSVATLHATGGDFSISTSGCVLNDYASTSVSFGLIGDGYWFLIRGVNACSGNGTYDGPGASQVGARDPEIVPDCP; encoded by the coding sequence TTGAGCTTCGATCAGCGCGTCGCAGCGCGCCGCCGAATCGAAGAAGTCCTCTGGCGCCACCGAATCTGGCCCGTGGGCAACCAGGGTCCCAAGCCCCCGCTCGAAGCGGTGCTGGATGATCGGGTATTGAGGGAAACCGTCCGCGACGCCCTGCGCAAATCAACTGCCCTCGAATTCCTCTTCAATCGTCCCATTACTTCCAGACAGCTCCAGGCTGAGCTCGACCGCATGGTCCGGCAGAGCGAAGACTCGCAGACGCTGGCCGAGATGCTCGCGGCGCTCGACAACGACCCGTTGCTGGCCGCCGAGGTCCTGGCGCGGCCGCTCCTGGCCGACCGGTTCCTGCGCGCCGCCTACTCGGATGACGAGCGGTTCCACGGAGAGACACGCCGGCGTGCCCGTTCGGTGCTCACCAGCCATCCCGATTCTCAAACGCTTCGCCGTCTCGCCGATCGATACGAGGAGAGAACTCTCATTCTGGAATTGTCCCCCGCCGCATCGACACGGGGTCTCGGTTCGGGTACCCGGGTTCTCGACCCGCCCGACTGGAACGAGGCGGTTCGTCGGCTCGCCGTCCGATTGCCGCCGGAAAGCGTGAGCCCTGATGCATCCCGGAGCGATTGCGGGATCGACGCGATCCTGGCCGCGCTGCCCCCCGGCCGTGCCGGCCGCCTCGAGGAGAACGAGGACGGCCTCTCTGTCGTCATCCTGCTGGAGAAGCTTCCAGGGCTCGTCCGGTTCGGAGTCGCCTCCTGGCCGAAAGTGCCCTTCGACACCTGGTGGACTGAGGCACAGCCCGGCATGTCGGATGCACTGCAGGTCGACGCCGGACCTTACGTCGTGCCCGATTCGGCTCCTTCACCCTCCTGCACCAATGATTCGTGGGTGGCCACGGGTGGGACGCCGCCTTCGCCGCGGCGCTATTTCACCATGATCTGGACCGGAGCCGAGATGATCGCCTGGGGTGGCGACAATTTCGGCGGCGTCAACACCGGCGGTCGATACGACCCTGCGACCGCCTCCTGGTCCCCGACCACGACGGTGGGAGCACCCAACCCCCGTTCCGATCACACCGCCGTCTGGACCGGCACCCACATGATCATATGGGGAGGAACCGAAACTCCTGCCGGGACGACGGGAAGCCGCTACAACCCGGCGAGCGGCACCTGGAGCCCGATCAGCACCCTCAACCAGGCAACCGGTCGCGGCGGTCACACGGCCGTCTGGACCGGCTCCCGGATGCTCGTCTGGGGAGGCGTCGGGGCGATAGGGATCCCGGTGGCGACGGGAGGGCGATACGACCCGTCCGCCGACACCTGGTCCGCCATGAACCCGGCGCCTCTCGCCGGCCGCTGGCTGCATTCCTCGGTATGGACTGGCACGGAGATGATCGTCACAGGGGGCCGCGACGCACCGGGTCCGGCCCTGCCGTTCTACGACGGCGGTATCTACAACCCGGCAACGGATTCATGGGCGCTGTTGTACCTGCCGATCGAGGCGCGTCGCAGCCACACGGCCGTCTGGGACGGCAGCTCGATGATCGTGTGGGGCGGTGACAACAACCACGGAATCGCCTACGGCAACGGGGCCCGCTGGTTTCCGGCCAGCGGCAGCTGGACGCTGGTCTCGACGGCGGGGCAGCCAACGCGCACCAACCACACCGCGGTCTGGACCGGCGACGAGATGATCGTGTGGAGCGGCTGGCCGGGAGTCCCGAACGCGACCAACAACACGGGAGCGCGGTATCGCCCCGATATCGACGCCTGGGTCGGCACGGCCACCAGCGGCGCGCCATTCGCCCGCACGGATCACCAAGCGGTCTGGGCGGGCACCCGGATGATTGTCTGGGGGGGACAGACCGGCGGGGGAGGGATCCTCGACACGGGGGGCGTCTACTGCGCCTGCCGAAGCTGGAGCCTGGACGGAGACGGGGATGGACACGGCAATTTGAGCGGGACCCCGACGACGACCTGCGACGGGACGCGTCCCACCGGGCTCTATGCGCAGGGGGACTGCAACGACGCCAATCCTGCCATCCATCCCGGCGCCTACGACGGCGACTGCAACAACGTCGACGAAGACTGCGATCTGGTTGCGGATGACGATTACGTCGCGCCCGTCCATTCCTGTGGAGTCGGGGTCTGCGCCCGGACCGGCCCCATCGTCTGTGTCAGCGGGCAGCTCCAGGACCAGTGCGCGCCGGGTCCGCAGGAGGAGTCTCTCGACATCACCTGCGACGCGCGCGACGGCGACTGCGATGGTCCGGTCGATGAGGATTACCTCCCGGTCCCGGACAGTTGGACCGCCACACCCGCTTCGCCGGAGGCCGTATCGGGGCTTGGCGCCGTCTGGAGCGGATCGGAGCTGCTCGTCTGGAGCGGCAGCCAGAATGGCAACCTGCTGGATTTCGGACAGCGTTATTCTCCCGCGACCAATTCGTGGGAGGTCTTCTACGATCCGCTTGGACTGGAGCCGCGGCAGGGACATACGGTGGTATGGACCGGCGACTCGATGATGATCTGGGGCGGTGAAGACGGGTTCCAGTATTTCGCGGACGGCGACGAGTTTCATCCCGCGTCGGAAGCGTGGAACATGGTGGACGACTTCTCGGCGCCCCAGCCGCGCAGCGGCCATACGGCAGTCTGGACGGGGAACACAATGATCGTCTGGGGCGGCAGGAACGATGAAAGTTTCCTGCGCGACGGCGGCGTCTATGAGCCTTCGTCGCCCTTCTGGTCAGCCACCGGCCTGACGGGGGCTCCGACGGCGCGCACCGGCCACACGGCGGTCTGGACCGGAAACCGCATGGTCGTCTGGGGAGGTTTGGGGGGCACGCCGGTCTCGCCCTTGCCTCTGGCGACCGGATCGCGCTACAACCCCGCGACCGGCAGCTGGTCCGCGACTTCGACCACCGGAGCGCCCTCGGCCCGCTCGGGCCACACCGCCGTCTGGACCGGCACGCAGATGATCATCTGGGGGGGAACAGGATCCTCAGGGCTGCTGGCCACTGGAGCGCGCTACGATCCGACCGCCAATACCTGGAGCGCGCTTCCGACCATCGGCGCGCCTGCCGCGCGCTCGGGACACACGGCCGTCTGGACCGGGAGCCAGATGATCGTATGGGGAGGCGTGGGCGCCTCCGGCCGACTCGCCGATGGCAAGATCTACGACCTGTCAGCCAACGCCTGGTTCGATCTGAGCGGCATCGCGGCGCCGGCGGCGCGCGGCAGCGCTTCGGCGGTCTGGACGGGAAGCGACATGATCGTGTGGGGAGGAGAAAATGGTGCCGCTCTTGCCAGCGGCGGCCGCTACCGCCTGCAGACGATTTGCGGGCTCGGCCCTTGCCAGGCCGTCGGCCAGTCGACTTGTTCCGGAGGAGTGCTGGGCTTCGCCTGCATCCCCGGTCCCTCGTCGCCCGAGGTCTGCGACGGGGTCGACAACGACTGCGACGATATCGTGGACGATAATGTTCCGGTTCCGGGCGGCGGATTGTCGATGGGCGCGAGCTGGGATCCGTCCGTTGGATTCGGGCTCTCCTGGACGCCGATCCCGAACGCCACCTCGTACGACATGGTCGTTGGCTCCGTTGCGACGCTGCACGCCACCGGCGGCGACTTCAGCATCTCCACCTCCGGCTGTGTCCTGAACGATTACGCCTCCACCTCGGTGAGCTTCGGACTCATCGGCGACGGCTACTGGTTCCTCATCCGGGGCGTCAACGCCTGCTCGGGGAACGGGACCTATGACGGCCCCGGCGCCTCTCAGGTCGGCGCCCGCGACCCCGAAATCGTCCCCGATTGTCCCTGA
- a CDS encoding DUF1428 domain-containing protein: protein MARYVDGYVVPVPKKKLAAYRRMAQKAGKVWRDHGALEYLEGVADDVKRGKWTSFPRSVKLKPSETVVFAYIVYKSRAARDRINAKVMKDPRLNDMMDPKAMPFDSKRMFWGGFKSIVSM, encoded by the coding sequence ATGGCTCGATACGTCGATGGGTATGTGGTCCCGGTTCCGAAGAAGAAGCTGGCGGCTTACCGCCGCATGGCGCAGAAGGCTGGCAAGGTGTGGCGCGACCACGGCGCGCTGGAATACCTCGAAGGAGTCGCGGACGACGTGAAGCGTGGCAAGTGGACCTCCTTCCCGCGCAGCGTGAAGCTCAAGCCCAGCGAGACGGTGGTGTTCGCCTACATCGTCTACAAGTCGCGCGCCGCCCGCGACCGCATCAATGCGAAAGTCATGAAGGACCCCCGCCTGAACGACATGATGGACCCCAAGGCGATGCCCTTCGACTCCAAGCGGATGTTCTGGGGCGGGTTCAAATCGATCGTCTCGATGTGA
- a CDS encoding CHAT domain-containing tetratricopeptide repeat protein, producing MDTTRQRCAAKTILGVLTLLIGACRAQPPSVKPTLSLIEEKVKRQEDFQGAARMARDVLRRLDASGQGDSLDAADAIDLLRRASWGVNQCGDPDALSLCRRAMAIREKHQRVDDMGYVWSLSNYANCLGPGGNDFRAAKPYYERAVAIAEKVLEPMDPSLGRRLSNLAAVDSELGEYGAARPLFERALTILEKNLGPKHHDVGVAHFNLGALVELLGDYEAARSHYEWILANQVNDPASTDTGGVLTRLGIVLNETGDPRGAEELYRRALRIYETNGGPEDKNVAWILGNLGRLKLESGDREGAYRLLERAAAIGRKEHAIGSAEAVPGMLFFADVLTDRGETQRAAAIFEEALSIQSTAFGPEGWHLAPGMVGYARLYYKTGRSAAALDYALRGESFARRQFQETARGLSEREALRYDRVRESGMDVALSVLAMSSSDRPVDAVERVWDALVRSRALVLDEMVGRRRNLLVTGVPGIEALFADLDAARNRLAKLAATAGEPADPAAHHKKVEEARQDEERMERAVGEKSAEFRQRIAARRFGLSEVVASMPRDSALVSYVLYGRPAATGGRRSPRSSYGAFVTVAGQAKPSFVRIGEAGTVDSLVERWRRIVSSPPPPAAMAETQDRDREMGNRLRQLLWDRLPGPVREARSVFLVPDGSIHLVNLAALPDGHGGRLLESGPSVHYLSAERDLSRPVRSRPPGGSFLVMGAPDFGDAVPSSACDQAKVHFPVLRGGGTHFSPLPASKDEAKQVADLLASRFRADHKAHEDNLLVGREATEEAFKRLAAGQRVIHLATHAFLTGESGANPLEDSGLAFAGANARRCDPGEAEDGLLMADEITSQDLSAAEWVVLSACDTGVGPIQAGEGVQGLRRAFELAGAGTLVMSLWSMEDQATRDWMKDLYEARLNGASWPEAVHQASLSLMAERRRAGLSTDPFYWGAFVAAGDWR from the coding sequence ATGGACACCACGAGGCAGCGCTGCGCCGCCAAGACAATTCTGGGCGTTCTGACGCTGCTGATCGGAGCGTGTCGCGCCCAGCCCCCTTCCGTGAAACCCACTCTTTCCCTCATCGAAGAGAAGGTCAAGAGACAAGAGGATTTTCAGGGGGCCGCCCGCATGGCGCGGGACGTCCTGCGCCGCCTGGATGCATCGGGCCAGGGGGACAGCCTCGACGCCGCCGACGCCATCGACCTCCTGCGGCGCGCATCGTGGGGGGTCAACCAGTGCGGTGATCCCGATGCCTTGAGCCTCTGCCGTCGGGCCATGGCAATCCGAGAAAAGCACCAGCGCGTCGACGACATGGGCTACGTATGGAGTCTCAGCAACTATGCCAATTGCCTGGGTCCAGGCGGCAATGACTTCCGCGCTGCCAAGCCCTACTACGAGCGTGCCGTCGCAATCGCTGAGAAGGTGCTCGAGCCCATGGATCCCAGTCTGGGGCGAAGGCTGAGCAATCTCGCCGCGGTCGATAGCGAGCTGGGGGAGTACGGCGCGGCGCGGCCGTTGTTCGAAAGAGCCCTGACGATACTCGAGAAGAACCTGGGTCCGAAGCATCACGACGTTGGAGTCGCGCACTTCAATCTCGGGGCGCTCGTCGAGCTTCTGGGCGATTACGAAGCAGCGCGCTCGCACTACGAGTGGATCCTTGCCAATCAGGTAAACGACCCGGCGAGCACGGATACCGGCGGCGTACTGACCCGCCTCGGAATCGTGCTGAACGAGACCGGAGATCCGCGCGGCGCGGAGGAGCTCTACCGCCGGGCCTTACGCATCTATGAGACGAACGGGGGGCCGGAAGACAAGAACGTCGCCTGGATCCTCGGCAACCTCGGACGGCTGAAGCTGGAAAGCGGCGATCGGGAAGGGGCCTACCGTCTGCTCGAGAGAGCGGCCGCGATCGGACGCAAGGAGCACGCAATCGGCAGTGCAGAGGCGGTCCCCGGCATGCTCTTTTTTGCGGACGTCCTGACCGATCGGGGTGAAACGCAGCGGGCGGCGGCGATCTTCGAGGAGGCGCTGTCGATCCAATCAACGGCTTTCGGGCCGGAGGGGTGGCACCTCGCTCCAGGAATGGTGGGCTATGCCCGGCTGTATTACAAGACGGGGCGCTCCGCGGCGGCGCTCGACTACGCCCTTCGAGGCGAGTCGTTCGCCCGGCGGCAGTTTCAGGAGACGGCCCGCGGCCTCTCCGAGCGGGAGGCCCTGCGCTACGACCGCGTCCGCGAATCGGGCATGGACGTGGCGCTCTCGGTTCTCGCGATGTCTTCCTCCGACCGTCCGGTCGACGCCGTGGAAAGGGTGTGGGATGCCCTGGTGCGCTCGCGCGCCCTGGTCCTGGACGAAATGGTTGGGCGGCGCCGCAACCTCCTGGTGACCGGTGTGCCGGGGATCGAGGCCCTGTTCGCTGATCTTGACGCCGCGCGCAATCGCCTGGCGAAGCTTGCCGCCACCGCTGGGGAGCCGGCCGACCCCGCGGCACACCACAAGAAGGTCGAAGAGGCGAGGCAGGATGAAGAGCGCATGGAAAGGGCCGTCGGCGAGAAGAGCGCCGAGTTCAGGCAGCGCATCGCGGCGCGAAGATTCGGTCTGTCCGAGGTGGTCGCCTCAATGCCCAGGGACAGTGCGCTCGTGTCCTATGTCCTGTACGGTCGTCCCGCGGCCACCGGCGGCCGGAGATCGCCCCGCAGCTCGTACGGCGCCTTCGTAACGGTGGCCGGCCAGGCGAAGCCTTCGTTCGTACGGATCGGAGAGGCAGGGACGGTCGACTCCCTGGTCGAGCGATGGAGGCGAATCGTCTCCTCGCCTCCCCCGCCGGCAGCGATGGCAGAAACGCAGGACAGGGACCGCGAGATGGGAAACCGGCTGCGCCAGCTCCTGTGGGACCGGCTGCCCGGCCCCGTGCGCGAGGCGCGCAGCGTATTCCTCGTTCCCGACGGCAGTATCCACCTGGTCAATCTTGCGGCGCTGCCCGATGGACACGGCGGGCGGCTCCTCGAGTCGGGGCCGAGCGTGCACTACCTCTCCGCCGAGCGGGACCTCTCCCGGCCTGTCAGGAGCCGCCCGCCCGGGGGGAGTTTCCTCGTCATGGGCGCTCCCGATTTCGGCGACGCCGTTCCCAGTTCGGCATGCGATCAGGCGAAGGTCCACTTCCCGGTTCTCCGCGGGGGCGGGACACACTTCAGTCCTTTGCCCGCGAGCAAGGACGAGGCGAAGCAGGTCGCCGACCTCCTGGCAAGCCGCTTTCGAGCCGACCATAAAGCTCACGAGGACAACCTCCTGGTGGGCCGCGAGGCAACGGAGGAGGCTTTCAAGAGGCTCGCCGCAGGACAACGGGTGATTCACCTGGCGACCCACGCTTTCCTGACGGGTGAGAGCGGGGCCAATCCTCTTGAGGACTCGGGGCTGGCCTTCGCGGGCGCCAACGCCAGGCGCTGCGATCCCGGGGAGGCCGAGGACGGCCTCCTGATGGCCGACGAGATCACCTCGCAGGATCTGTCGGCGGCCGAGTGGGTGGTGCTGTCGGCCTGCGACACGGGAGTCGGACCCATCCAGGCAGGGGAGGGGGTGCAGGGGCTGCGGCGCGCCTTCGAGCTGGCCGGCGCCGGGACGCTCGTCATGAGCCTCTGGTCGATGGAGGATCAGGCGACGCGGGATTGGATGAAAGATCTCTACGAAGCGCGCCTGAATGGCGCCTCCTGGCCCGAGGCGGTCCACCAGGCAAGCCTCTCGCTCATGGCCGAAAGGCGCCGGGCTGGATTGAGCACCGATCCTTTTTATTGGGGAGCGTTCGTCGCGGCCGGCGACTGGAGGTAG
- a CDS encoding FAD-dependent oxidoreductase, whose protein sequence is MNRSAYLIVGGGMTGDAAVGGIREVDRDGPIAVIGSEPHPPYDRPPLSKGLWKDKQEEAIWRKSDASGVRWHRGRTVRRLDPRNHRVTDDQGQEHAYDKLLLATGATPRRLDFGGEQVVYFRTLDDYRRLRTMAAHKRRFAVIGGGFIGSEIAAALAMNGREVTLIFPDQGIGGRIFPPALAEFLNGYYRDKGVEVLPGSSVVGMENRGASALLRVRTPEGNERQVETDGVVAGIGISPNVELAHGAGLETQNGIRVDASLRAGHPDIFAAGDVATVRNPILERWVRVEHEDNANTMGRMAGRAMAGEALSFDHLSFFYSDLFDLGYEAVGELDARAELVADWKDPYREGVVYYLQDGRVRGVLLWNVWEQVDKARQLIAEPGPFQPEDLKGRLGS, encoded by the coding sequence ATGAACCGGTCCGCCTACCTGATCGTCGGCGGAGGGATGACCGGCGACGCGGCCGTGGGCGGCATTCGCGAGGTGGATCGCGACGGCCCGATCGCGGTGATCGGCTCGGAGCCTCATCCGCCCTACGATCGACCGCCGCTCTCCAAGGGGCTCTGGAAGGACAAGCAGGAGGAGGCCATCTGGCGCAAGAGCGACGCGTCCGGGGTGAGGTGGCACCGCGGCAGGACCGTCCGCCGGCTGGATCCTCGGAACCATCGCGTCACGGACGATCAGGGGCAGGAGCACGCCTACGACAAGCTTCTGCTGGCCACCGGGGCCACACCGCGCCGGCTCGATTTCGGCGGCGAGCAGGTCGTCTACTTCCGAACGCTGGACGATTACCGGCGCCTCCGCACGATGGCCGCACATAAGCGGCGCTTCGCCGTCATCGGCGGAGGTTTCATCGGCTCCGAGATCGCGGCGGCGCTGGCCATGAACGGCCGCGAGGTGACCCTCATCTTTCCTGACCAAGGGATCGGCGGGCGCATCTTTCCTCCGGCGCTTGCGGAGTTCCTCAACGGCTACTATCGCGACAAGGGGGTCGAGGTGCTCCCTGGCAGCTCCGTCGTCGGCATGGAGAACCGCGGCGCGTCGGCGCTGCTCCGGGTGCGCACCCCCGAGGGAAACGAGCGGCAGGTCGAGACCGACGGCGTGGTGGCCGGGATCGGCATCAGCCCCAACGTGGAGCTGGCCCACGGTGCGGGGCTCGAGACGCAGAACGGCATCCGTGTCGATGCATCGCTGCGTGCCGGCCATCCCGACATCTTCGCGGCGGGGGACGTCGCCACGGTGCGCAACCCGATTTTGGAGCGCTGGGTGCGGGTGGAGCATGAGGACAATGCGAACACCATGGGACGCATGGCGGGCCGGGCCATGGCAGGCGAAGCGCTGTCCTTCGACCATCTCTCGTTCTTCTATTCGGATCTCTTCGATCTGGGATACGAGGCGGTCGGCGAGCTCGACGCACGCGCCGAGCTGGTGGCTGACTGGAAGGATCCGTATCGCGAAGGGGTGGTCTACTACCTGCAGGACGGCCGCGTCCGAGGCGTGCTCCTGTGGAACGTGTGGGAACAGGTCGACAAAGCCCGCCAGCTGATCGCCGAGCCGGGGCCGTTCCAGCCGGAGGATCTCAAAGGCCGCCTAGGGTCCTGA